Proteins from one Triticum aestivum cultivar Chinese Spring chromosome 7A, IWGSC CS RefSeq v2.1, whole genome shotgun sequence genomic window:
- the LOC123146961 gene encoding chaperone protein dnaJ 11, chloroplastic → MAAFAAVTMPLPGRVSGSRRRVLARASATMAVPAGRTHYEVLGVGAGASSGEIKAAYRRLAREVHPDAAGGGDGEGFIRLRAAYATLADPDERARYDREVAGRAAAMMVRRAEAAGPVFRRRTWETDQCW, encoded by the coding sequence ATGGCTGCGTTTGCTGCCGTGACCATGCCACTCCCAGGTCGCGTCTCCGGATCCCGGCGGCGCGTGCTGGCGCGGGCTTCTGCGACGATGGCGGTACCGGCGGGGAGGACGCACTACGAGGTGCTCGGGGTCGGCGCGGGGGCCAGCAGCGGGGAGATCAAGGCGGCGTACCGGCGCTTGGCGAGGGAGGTGCACCCGGACGCCGCCGGAGGAGGCGACGGCGAGGGGTTCATCCGGCTGCGCGCGGCCTACGCCACGCTGGCCGACCCCGACGAGCGCGCGCGCTACGACCGGGAGGTGGCCGGCCGCGCGGCGGCGATGATGGTGCGGCGGGCTGAGGCGGCGGGGCCTGTGTTCCGGCGGAGGACGTGGGAGACGGACCAGTGCTGGTAG